The nucleotide window AATCGTTGTAGGTGACCACCGCAGTAATATCTAACGATTTAGACAGTAAATTGGTCATGGCGAGTTCGCCGCCATCACTGCTTGGATCACCCGCTTCAATGTAGTTTTTGGAAAGTAGAATGCCGTGATCTTCTAGCGCCGTTCGATAGCCTTTGATGCGCTGATGGGTATCTTCAATGTCTTGGGAAGAAGCAATGCAGGCAATGTTGCGATGACCGGATTTAATTAGATGCAATGTAGCAAGATAAGCGCCGCGCTCATTGTCGAGTGAAATGCAGCGCGATTCGATTTCTGGAATAAAGCGGTTAATGATGACCAGCCCTTTCACTTCTTTGGCATAGTTGATGAGCTCTTCATCACTGAGCCCTTTTGCGTGCAGAATAATCGCCTCGCAGCGGCTATTAATGAGTAGCTCTAAGGCGTGGCGCTCGTCGTCGGCATTGTGATAGCCATTGCCGATCAGGATGTGCTTGCCCGCTTCTCTGGCAACTTGATCCACCGATTTGATTAAGGTGCCAAAAAACGGATCTGAGACATCAGAAACCACGACGCCGATGGTGTTGGTGCTTTGGCTGACCAGCGCTCTCGCTGCCGCATTGGGGCGATAGCCCAACTTTTTCATCGCCGCAGACACTGAGTCTATTGAAGACTGACTGGCTTTAGGCGATTTATTAATAACACGAGAC belongs to Vibrio sp. 10N and includes:
- a CDS encoding substrate-binding domain-containing protein: MATIKDVAKEAGVSVATVSRVINKSPKASQSSIDSVSAAMKKLGYRPNAAARALVSQSTNTIGVVVSDVSDPFFGTLIKSVDQVAREAGKHILIGNGYHNADDERHALELLINSRCEAIILHAKGLSDEELINYAKEVKGLVIINRFIPEIESRCISLDNERGAYLATLHLIKSGHRNIACIASSQDIEDTHQRIKGYRTALEDHGILLSKNYIEAGDPSSDGGELAMTNLLSKSLDITAVVTYNDYMAAGAIQALENNAISVPKDISVIGFDDGLIARFVHPHLTTVRYPIAMMAERAARLALLLSRGDAIEDDPIVFTPTLVQRKSVFAR